A window of Lujinxingia sediminis contains these coding sequences:
- a CDS encoding Stp1/IreP family PP2C-type Ser/Thr phosphatase produces the protein MKLRYAGNTHVGMKRGHNEDNLRLVPEENLYIVADGMGGHASGEVASQLAVDTIAEFFMETSKDEDLTWPYKMEKGRTYEENRLGASIKLANLRIFETAKNDPSKHHGMGTTVVALCICGETIYVGHVGDSRVYRLRGEELHQVTEDHSLLNDYIKMKDLTEEEIENFPHKNVIVRALGMKETVQVDVCHEEPQHKDLYLLCSDGLNGMINDKAIRQIMVDNRDNLEVCIDKLIEAANNNGGTDNTTCVMVEIFKE, from the coding sequence ATCAAACTGCGATACGCTGGAAACACCCACGTCGGGATGAAGCGGGGCCATAACGAAGACAACCTTCGTCTTGTGCCTGAGGAAAACCTCTACATCGTCGCCGACGGCATGGGAGGGCACGCCAGTGGCGAGGTCGCCTCACAGCTGGCCGTCGACACCATCGCCGAGTTCTTCATGGAGACCAGCAAGGATGAAGATCTGACCTGGCCTTATAAAATGGAGAAGGGGCGCACCTACGAGGAGAATCGCCTGGGCGCGAGCATCAAGCTCGCCAACCTGCGCATCTTCGAGACGGCCAAAAACGACCCGAGCAAGCATCACGGCATGGGTACCACGGTCGTCGCGCTGTGCATCTGCGGAGAAACCATCTACGTGGGCCACGTCGGCGACAGCCGCGTCTATCGGCTGCGCGGCGAGGAGCTCCATCAGGTCACCGAAGACCACTCGCTGCTCAACGATTACATCAAGATGAAAGATCTCACCGAAGAAGAGATCGAGAACTTCCCGCACAAAAACGTCATCGTGCGGGCGCTCGGCATGAAAGAGACCGTCCAGGTGGATGTCTGCCACGAGGAGCCCCAGCACAAAGACCTCTACCTTTTGTGCAGCGACGGGCTCAACGGGATGATCAACGACAAAGCCATCCGTCAGATCATGGTGGATAACCGCGACAACCTGGAGGTCTGCATCGATAAGCTCATCGAGGCGGCCAACAACAACGGCGGAACCGACAACACCACATGTGTGATGGTGGAGATCTTCAAAGAGTAA
- the rapZ gene encoding RNase adapter RapZ, translating into MSEELDERSEPGAGAPRVVIVSGLSGSGKSTAIRALEDLGYFCIDNLPVPLLPKVLELAQSGPSRQAWRRLAFVVDTRDHVHLDQANATLKQLRDEGIDVQVVFLEATDEVLVRRFSETRRRHPVSEARNVPEGIRLEREFLDDIRARADVVVDTSTHTVHTLKALIQERFSDDAPPPFSISVLSFGFKYGLPIECDLVFDLRFLPNPYFVEELRPKTGLDADVQHYVLGLSETATFLGLFQQMAEFTLPMYEREGKSYLTIGIGCTGGQHRSVAIAETIARRLSNRGWNVSTRHRDLERKSR; encoded by the coding sequence ATGTCCGAGGAGCTCGACGAACGCAGTGAGCCGGGCGCCGGGGCGCCGCGCGTGGTGATCGTGTCCGGGCTGAGTGGCTCGGGCAAATCCACCGCGATTCGCGCGCTCGAAGATCTGGGCTATTTCTGCATCGACAACCTGCCGGTGCCCCTGCTGCCCAAGGTGCTGGAGCTGGCGCAGAGCGGCCCTTCGCGCCAGGCGTGGCGACGGCTGGCCTTTGTCGTCGATACCCGCGATCACGTGCATCTGGATCAGGCCAACGCCACGCTCAAACAACTCCGCGACGAGGGGATCGACGTGCAGGTGGTCTTTCTGGAGGCCACCGACGAGGTGCTGGTACGCCGTTTCAGCGAGACGCGCCGGCGCCACCCCGTCAGCGAGGCGCGTAACGTGCCCGAGGGCATCCGCCTGGAGCGGGAGTTTCTCGACGATATCCGCGCGCGTGCCGACGTGGTCGTCGACACCTCCACGCATACCGTGCACACGCTCAAAGCCCTGATTCAAGAGCGCTTCAGCGATGATGCGCCCCCGCCCTTCTCGATCTCGGTGCTGAGCTTTGGCTTTAAGTACGGGCTGCCCATTGAATGCGATCTCGTCTTCGATCTGCGCTTTCTGCCCAACCCCTATTTTGTCGAGGAGCTGCGCCCGAAGACCGGACTCGATGCCGACGTGCAGCATTATGTCCTGGGCTTGAGTGAGACGGCGACCTTTCTGGGGCTCTTTCAACAGATGGCCGAGTTCACGCTTCCGATGTACGAGCGCGAGGGCAAAAGCTACCTGACCATCGGCATCGGATGCACCGGCGGGCAGCACCGCTCGGTGGCGATTGCCGAGACGATCGCGCGCCGGCTCTCCAACCGGGGCTGGAATGTTTCAACCCGCCACCGCGATCTAGAACGCAAGTCGCGCTGA
- a CDS encoding MJ1255/VC2487 family glycosyltransferase → MKILYGVVGEGMGHAMRSGVVLAWLLEQGYQVQVVASGRAHDYLKARVPEVDQIWGLTMAMENNEVRRMATAVDNLRGAMEGWPANVRRYFEMAAKFEPDLVISDFESWSWLFAKVHRIPLICIDNIQLINRCWHEEQIIGEEMNAFLLAKSIVKAKCPRAAHYVVTTFVEPRVRKKRTTLVPPILRPELLNAQPSEGEHLLVYQTSPSFSDLPRMLAGLTRPVYVYGLRRDIKEDQRHGNLTFRPFSETQFVEDLASCAGVIGSAGFTLMGEALHLRKPYLATPVGGQFEQLLNARYLKDLGYGTYTRRMGPTDLVDFVDDLPRYREALQGYEPRDNSELFARLEELFDQAEAGLLRSRRVRWLGWEAPR, encoded by the coding sequence ATGAAGATTTTATATGGCGTGGTCGGCGAGGGCATGGGGCATGCGATGCGCAGCGGGGTGGTTCTGGCCTGGCTGCTGGAGCAGGGCTATCAGGTGCAGGTCGTCGCTTCCGGGCGCGCCCATGACTATCTCAAAGCGCGCGTGCCCGAGGTCGACCAGATCTGGGGGCTGACGATGGCCATGGAAAATAATGAGGTGCGTCGGATGGCCACCGCCGTCGACAACCTGCGCGGGGCGATGGAGGGCTGGCCTGCCAATGTGCGTCGCTACTTCGAGATGGCCGCGAAGTTCGAACCGGATCTTGTGATCAGTGACTTTGAGAGCTGGAGCTGGCTCTTTGCCAAAGTTCATCGCATCCCGCTGATCTGCATCGACAACATTCAGCTCATCAACCGCTGCTGGCACGAAGAGCAGATCATCGGTGAGGAGATGAACGCGTTTCTGCTGGCCAAATCGATCGTCAAAGCCAAATGCCCGCGCGCGGCCCACTACGTGGTCACGACCTTCGTCGAGCCGAGGGTGCGCAAGAAGCGCACCACGTTGGTGCCACCGATCTTGCGTCCCGAGCTCCTCAACGCGCAGCCCTCCGAGGGGGAGCACCTGCTCGTCTACCAGACCTCTCCGAGTTTTTCGGATCTTCCACGGATGCTCGCCGGGCTCACGCGCCCGGTCTATGTGTATGGACTTCGCCGCGATATCAAAGAGGACCAGCGCCACGGGAACCTGACCTTTCGGCCTTTTAGCGAGACGCAATTTGTCGAGGATCTGGCCAGCTGTGCCGGAGTCATCGGCTCGGCGGGCTTTACGCTGATGGGCGAGGCACTGCACCTGCGCAAACCCTACCTGGCGACGCCGGTAGGCGGGCAGTTTGAGCAGCTGCTCAACGCGCGCTACCTCAAAGATCTGGGCTACGGCACCTACACCCGGAGGATGGGGCCGACGGATCTTGTGGATTTTGTCGATGATCTGCCCCGCTACCGCGAGGCGCTGCAAGGCTATGAGCCGCGCGACAACAGTGAGCTCTTCGCAAGGCTCGAAGAGCTCTTCGATCAGGCGGAGGCCGGGCTGTTGCGCTCGCGACGAGTGCGTTGGCTGGGTTGGGAAGCGCCGCGTTGA